From Punica granatum isolate Tunisia-2019 chromosome 1, ASM765513v2, whole genome shotgun sequence:
TACAGTCATCTGTTGAGTGAGAAGTtgctatttttggaaaaaatttatagttttTATGATATTTGTGTTTCAGTTGTCTGATTGTTCACTCGGGCAAGGtagataattttcttttgtcgaaggctcttttttctttttctgttttctgGGATCCGAGTGAATGCAATACTCGTTGGCTGGAGAATTTTGGCACATGCAATGTCGAAGCTTTGATTAGGATTTGTTGACCGCAGCATCTTAGTCTCACCATTAACTTCTTGTTAAGCTGCTCTACCTAATTTGAACAGTGGTGTACGAATGCTATAAAGCCCGTTGAGTTTACTGATACATGAATTTCAGCTCCAGTCAAGGACACTCCACTCTCGAATTTTATGGTTGGAGGAGGCTATGGGTCAACCAAAGCATAGTGTTCTATGTTGTGaatggaagaaaaggaaaaaaatatagtctTTTATTTGGTTATAAGGAGAGGGATGGGAGGCTTGTGAGTCAACCCCAGGATGTTTCTCGTGTTACTTGAATCTTGTGTCTGTTAATAATTATCCTATGATGCTACATGCCTCAGTGATTCTATGATTTTGTGCACGAGTTCTTTTCTTCTTAtcgctttcttttttctcggACAAGTGTAAGATTTATATCTGTATTGGAAAGTGAATTTAAGCAAGCTATGAAAGATGGTAATTTACCATGGTTAGGAATAGTTTATCAAGCCCCAGTATATTCAGCGGTTGTACCTTGGGGTTCTACATGCAGATGGCTAATTCTTCTTCCGGTGCCAAATAAGGAGATAGTTAATTGATAGTCCATTCTCCATAGTCGCATGATATGAGGCTGAACAGGCAAAGCTACACGTGCgatattttcaaaaagtgcatgTTTCTATAGCTTGCAAAGGTATCTTTTTCTAATGATGTTCGTTTGTTTTGTCATCTCAGATAGGTCCCTCTGTAGATGTAATAAGCTTTGCAAGAGAGTCAATATGATGAATGATCCCAACCAAGTGATCCATGCTGAGGCTTTAGCAATTGTCCCAGCAAAGCGTAAGCGTGGCCGGCCAAGGAAATATCCTGTCTTAGATGATCCAAATTCATATCTTGGAGACCAATCTCCCAGTAATGGAGGGGAGGACTTTCATGTTACGCCTGGTTTTAGAGGCTTGAATGGGAAAAAGTCCCGTCAAGTAGATCCAACTAACGGTTTAAGAGACGGCATGACAGGACAAGCAGTCTCGGGCTTCCTGGAATCAGAATTTGATGGAGGTTACTTGCTTACTGTAAGGGTTCGCAACTCTGACACTGTTCTAAGAGGTGTTGTATTCAAACCCGGGCGTTTTGTTCCAGTTTCTGCAGAAAATGATGTTGCTCCAAATGTTCACATGATAAAGAGAAATGACAAGCCCCTTCAGAGTGAGAATTACGGGCGTGCACATGGTCGGTCCCACTCCCGTTCTAGAGAGAGGAATGGAGTTGCCTATCCTTCTGTACCCCATACAGCTGGTTCAGTAGCCTTGAAGAGCAAACTCATGTCTCCAGCACCACTTCAGGCAGTTAGTTCCGTCCCCTCAAGAGGAAACGTGGTCCCTGTGGTGCTCCAACCTGTCACTTCAACAAGCAATGGGGCATTTACTCCGAATCAACATGCATCTGTTGGGAACCAAGATTCTCATCATTTATCTCCTCCCATGAGTAAAGAAACTCAACCAGTTGCCCTACAAGTTGTCCACCCTGAGGTTCAATCAACACCTGCAAAACAAGCCCCTAAAACCAGTGACGATGGTCCTCGTGATGAACCTAATAAAGATGTATCATATGAAGCAGAAACCAAACCGGTGATATCGCCACCAGGTATGCCTTTTGAGAACCTTGTAGCGGAAGTCACCAAGAGAATCCAGACCCCTTCAGGAGCAGATAATGCTGAGAATAGTCCGGCTGTTGGAAAATCGAGCAGTGCCATGGAAGATGCAGTTGGTACCCGAGATCAGTCTCCTAGGTTTGTTGAGCCCTTCCAGGCCATGCAGCCTAATCCTATAAACCTCTCCCATTCGGCTCCAAAACCCCTGGAGAGTGAAAGGACTGGCAAAATGACCGAGCTCTTGCAGGTATATATATCAGAAGGTCGACTTTTAAAATCTATAGTTAACCTCTATTTTACCTTCCCCGTTTGGCTGCACGTTAACTTGAGAACATGTTTTCACTAGGCCGTGCAGGAAAATGCTTTGAAGAACCAGATGCCTGAACAGCAGTAGCTGGCAATTGGCGATAAAAATGTGAGGATAGATCTGCTTGAAGAGGCCTTGTGGAGCCTGCTGTTTCCAGTAGTAAAAGTTTTCATGTATCATCGACCATTCTACTGTGATTAGGTCTTCCAAGCTACCTTCCCGGATTTCAGAGACAGTAAGCGGATAAAAAGTTTTAGGAGTTGCTAGGCTCCGTAGTTGTGACTCCAGTGTTTTTATTATGATGTATGCATTGTTCATAATTCCAGCCTTTCGTGTTTCAAGTCTCTGGTCTCGTATGAATCACTTCCTCATCAAAAGACAACTTGAGAGTAAAGCTGGAAACATTACTATTTTGGCGAGTGTGATGAATCAGTATGGAACCGATTACACATTTCATTGCCGCGAATGATCTTCCAGATCCATTCCAGCTGAACTATCAGTGTTGGTCTTTGCCATTCTATTGATCAATCGTCCCTCATTTTCATTCGCGTAAGATTCCTTGGTGCTATCATCATGGGGTTCCTGAAGACTCAAAACTCATGGACTTCTCAGGTACTCAGGTCATGCATCAACGAAAATGTATGAAAGCTCTAACCCAGGAAATTATAATAACTAGTCTTTTAGTTATGAATACTAACCCGGGAAATTATACTAACCTGGTAAATTCCATATTAATCCTTAAAAAGCCTGTCAAACAATTTATTTGGGATAAATGAAACCTGGTCAGGTAATCAACGATTAAAGATCATAGGTCGTTGGAATCCCATTTGGATCAACAAGGTGGCAAACTCGGACACGAACTTAATCTATCATATAAGCCAAATAGTACGAAAGATGAAGGCAATATCAAAGCAAAACCTCATTTGCGAAAAGTCTGAAACTCAGGTTCATCAGATTACACATAGCAGGGCCCGCCTGCAGCACACATTCACACGACACAAGGATGTTCACTAACTTGTAATAGAGAATCCTCGAAGAGGATACAACATAAGGTCACTGCTAGCTACGACTAATTTTGACTCTTCACAGATACAGCCACCAGGATATGCAAATTATCTAGCTCCAGCTCAGATCTCGACTCAGAATCATTACTGCACCAAACAAAAGCCGACTCATTAAATGAAAGACAAGGATGCTTACAGCGAGAAAAGTATTACAGATGTCCATGAATCGTTGGGCATCTGTACAGTAGCATTTTCAACTTCTCAACTGGGACAACACAATGCAAGCATTAGGCAACTGCATTACGTAACAATCTCAATCCAAAAAGGCGTGCATATCTATAATCAATTACTCCCCAAACTAAACaatgaaaaggaaataacAGTAATGACCGTATATGTGCCGGGAATTAACCCAATTAAGTTTTAAGGAGCCAATGAAATGATCCTGAAATCAAGAACTCGCTAACCCTACCCCATTGGGCAAAGATCTGAGACAAGCAGAGATCCAAATGTTCACTTTCCACCTGGAATAAGCTTCTTGCTTTTACTTCGAACAAGAGCAATCAAAGCCCGCTATCAATTACATACCTGCTGGGGCTGCTGGTAATTATAACCCGGGTATCCTCCGTAGTATGCATTAGGGTCCTGAGGAGGCACATATCCATATCCTTCGTATCCTTGGGAATACCCATAATATCCACTGTTCCACTGGGCTTGTTCTGACACCAGAGCCTGAAAATACGCAAAATGTATGGTCCAATCAACAATCGCATGCCAATGCTAAATTCGCGTGTTAATGGAGATTGGAAAAATTCTTAAAACCTGCTTGTTTGAGGGACTGCGGCCCCATGAAAGTCGTATGCTCTGTCCACCTAACTGAGTCCCATTCAGCACCTGCAGGGCTTGCTCAGCGGAAGCTCTGAAGATGCAACATATGCAAACATGAGATGACCATCCTAAATCACAAGTTTAGATAATCTAGCTAGAGTACGAATAAGTTGTCACTTAGTAAAACTTGATATATTAAGTGCATAATCTAATGCTCCAAGTAATAAAGCCTTCAATTCATTAAGTATTTTAAGAACTATTTATTGAATCAGGTGACATCCAATCTCATTGGTGTGTAGACCTCTCTCAAAATATATCTCTACTTCGCCTCCTCACTGTGTTTCTTCTGTACTAAATTGTAGCACTTTGATTTATTAAGTTTTTTTCAACTTTAACTCGTCATGATTTGGTACCTGTTAACAAAATGAACGAACCCACAGCGCTTTCCAGCTGGAATTTTCACACTATGCAACTCACCAAACTGGCCAAATACTTGTCTCAAGACATCATCAGTAACACTTGGATCCAGAGCCCCTACAAATATCTACACTCACAGCAATATAAAAGTTATAATGTGCCATTGTACATTTCTAGTTATAAGGACACAGCCAGTCACTTACTGTTGTATTGTTGGGATCATTCTCGCCATGAGTGCCAGAGCCGTTCTGCTCAGGTGCTGCAAATAGGATAGAGATATGAATACATGTATTTCTGGACATGCACTTCCGGGTCACAAAGTGAACAGATATCACAAAACTTAATAATAATCCAAAAAACTACATAGATATGGTGCCATCTTTTGGATTACATTTGATACAGAAAAATCCACGAACAAGAGAAACAGATAAGTCTCCAATCACAGGATTAAACTTCTCAAGACAATTCGGCCACATGTAAAAAACTTCACCATCAGATGAGATATTATCAAGCACCAGTTGGAACTCTGTCAACAAGAAGTGGTAGTCCTTTAACATAAATATATCAATGATTATACCGAAATTACCCACTGAATGAAAAAGAACACAAATGCACCTTCTCTTAATCAAGAGCATCAGACAATTGACAAATGGAATTATTGCAGCAAATATTacatgtcttttttttttcttttttttaaataagcgATTATTACATGACTTTTTCAATGGCCTGAAAGCTGCAAAATCTGAAAACTGATTGGTCCTTCACATCAGAATTTTGATTATTCCACTTCTGCAAAATTGTCTCGGAACGGAATCATACTAAGAGCAAGGAGAACCCATAAAAAGAATTGAGAATAATGTTATCCATTATATAAGGGAATTGGTATATCCTCATGATAGCTGTCTACTCCACTTTTTCCCCATAAGCCTGAGGTAGAATCCCTCAAATCCTTCCAGGAGAAGGGACTGAACAAAATGATTGTACAAATCAAGAAATGATCTTCAGTAACTAAGAATGCTATTTAAGGTAAAGAGATTGAATCCAAGAGCAAGAGATATATCTGCAGCAGCTATTTTCTATGAATAACCATCAATGACACCACGATCTGGTGTAAAAGTTCCAAGTTTACGTGTAGCAATTAAAAGGACCACAAAATTCTGCATGCATCAGGACTAAGATTTTGGTAAAGTAAGTTAAATAAATTGGGAACCGATGGAACTGATACACAAGGACATTAAGCTTATGGACTTGCAAAATATACCATAACTTAAAGGAATTGGACATTTACGTAAGCTTTGGAAagcgggaaaaaaaaataaatggacTAGTGGACAAGCTAGGGAGCTGAGTATTTGAATGTAGCGCATAAAATGCCACAAGTACTAAAAGCTTGTGTCATAAAAATATAACTGACCTAAAATGAGCCACGCATTATAGTGGAATCATTTCAGCCGAAATCAGTTCCAGGCCCTACAAAGGAAGAGCCTCTCGATTCCTGCTTTAAGACAAGATGAGTCTTATATAAGTTTTTGCTTGTTTTTAAGGGAACTAAGTGTGCCCACTTGGTAAAGGAAAGTACTGGAAGGAAACGACTCTAATTCCTCCTATCCTTAAGGCATAACTGAAACCGAATGCGTTCCATAAACGGCTTTCAAATTTGCATCTCTATAAAAATGCAGTCAAGAAACAATTACTATATCAATCAAGTGCAAGCGAATCAAACTTCAAAGTATATAGAAAACACCATCTATCATCAAGAACAAATATGTCAGAATAAAGCAATTAGCAGAGAAATATATGCAAAAGCAGATTGAAAACTATACCATTTTGATATGACTGGGCAATGCCGGTTTTCTTGTTAGCAGCTGGACCTATCCGCATGGGCCTGGAAGAGCAGTACCTCCCATTCATTTCAGTCATGGCACGGAGTTGTTCGGCTTCATCACCAAACTTGATGAATCCATAGCCTTTGGAACGTCCAGTCATCCTATCAGTAACAACCTTCGCACCTTTTACTGACGAATAAATAGCCCTAAAAGTTTCTTGTAGCAAGTAATCCGTAACATCAGCAGCCAAGTCCCCAACAAAAATTGTGTAATCCTGACCACCATCTTGGCGTTTCTCACCAGGACCGAGCGTGGCCCAATTCATCCTGAAGTTCTGGTCAGAGTTTGGCATTAATGAGCCATTGTAAGTCTGCAGTACCCTTTCTGCTGCAGCACGCGATGCGAACTCAATGAAACCATAGCCCTCAGAAAAACCGGTCTGCTTGTTCCTAATGACCTTTGCAGTGACAACCTGACGACCATAAGATAGCAGCTAAGTTGGAATTGATTGGTACGATACATAGAACAAGAAGGTGATCATAAGAAGAACGGTTCCTAAAAATATGTCAATTGTACCAAGTTTTCAGCGACACgtaaaaagagggaaaaactTGCAGCTTTCAGGTGCCCATGCATATATAGCAGAGAGAAACAGCAGTGATCACCTCGCCAGTGTGAGCGAAGCAGCTGAAGAGGTAGTTCTCGTCCATGTTGGGCTGGAGGTCCCCAATCCAGAGCGACTTAATCTCGTTGGCCGAGTACGGACCAGCAGCAGGGTATTGCTGCACCTGAGACGGCACTGGAGGAGGGACGGGCTGGGGCAACCACCCGGCCGGTGGGGGCACTGGCCGGGCCGCCggctgctgctgttgctgctgttgctgctgctgctgctgcatcatcatcatccattGCTGGTGCGGCGGCAGCGCTGGGGGAGGGGCGGCCATCGGCTGGTGCGGGTACTGCTGCGCCGGAGGCTGGGCCTGGGGGTTAGGGGCGGCACCGGGTGATGGCTGGGGCATCATAGTGGAGGAAGCGAAACCTTAGATCGGCAGAGAAACCCTAATCGGTGCGGGTGGAAGACGGAATATATGGAGCTCTGAGGTGCTGAAAATATGGTAAGGAGAAGAACAGGGTGGAAGGAGTTGCCCAGTGGCGTGTCACCACCTTATTTATGGTCGGTGGGGCCGACATAAGAATCTCatccaaccaaaaaaaaatagtaaaataaaaaaataaccgACATTCGAGAATCTTTTCCGACATAGATTCAATTTGGTCCGGGCCTGGGCCTAGGGCTGTTTGGGCCTGGGCCTCCAGCTGTTTGGTTCGTCGGGGAAGTTCACTCTTTCCTCAGGTCTCTTCTTCTCTGCTGGTCGGCTGCTCTGCTCTTCCCGTTATTCACTCTTGTACTCCGCCTCCGCTGTATCTCCCCACGCTCTCGGCGGCATATTGCTCGCCGCCGCCTCTTTCTCAGCCCCGGCAGCCGACTGGTGTCATAAAGGGCGTAAAGTTATGTTCTTTTAGTTCTTGGATTTGTGCCGGTCCAAGCGGAAGAGAGATACTTGTCATAGCTTCAAATATTTGTGGGGGCGACTGATTTCAGTCCTCAATAGGAATCAAGGAATATAGAGAACCTCTCACATGGGGGAAGAAGAGATTCCGAGCTTCGTTCTCAATGCTTCTCTTGAAGCCAAACTCCAGGAGCTTCTGCATTATATCACTTCCACGGAGATTAAGTTATGCGCCGACGGTGCAAAGGAATTCGTTAAGCTGTTAAAAGGGAGCCGCGGAGGCGAATTGCTTCGTCTGTACTTGCGGACTTCGCCCAAGTGCCCCGAGCTGTTAGAAACTTGGAAGCTCCGACAAGGCAAACCCGGAATCTCTTACATACTTTCGCTTATTTCCGCCCTGCTCGATCACCCTGATGGAAGGTATGTACAGGGCGATAGAACGAGGATTGCTCACTGCAGGGTTCTCGATGATTTCGCCAGGTTGCTAGTTGATGAGAAGTTGGAAGACGTTTACGGGGAGTTGAACAGTAAAGAGGCTAAGCGCCAGAAAGCTGCCCTTCAGCTCATGGCTTCGATAGTGAGGCGGATTTCGGATTTGGCCACTGAGGTCGCCAAAAAGTTTGATTTCACTCTTCCGGCCTTCCGAAAGCTCGGGGAGtacaggaagaagaagagagtggATGACAAGAGGAAACACTCGACGAGGAAGCCTTTTGTCGGGTTTGCAATGTCCTTCTTGGAGGTGGGGAGGCCTGGGTTGTTGAGGTGGATTCTCCAGCAGAAAGACATGTATTCTGGCGTCCTGCGTGGTCTtgaaaatgatgatgatgagacCTTAATTTTTATCCTGTCTACCTTACGCGACAGAGTTCTCACTGCAGAGTCCCTGGTGCCCCCGGGCCTTAGGAGTGTGCTGTTTGGGAGTGTCACCTTGGAGCAGTTGGTCAGTATTTCTGGAAGGGAGAATGGAGGGCTTGCCTCTGAGTTGGCGCATAGCATCCTAGTCATGGTCTGTACTCATCCTTCCAATGGGTTGATGCCTGATTTGAAGAGAAGCACAAACCAGTTGAAAGGTAACCCGAAGCGTCTGTTAGGATTGATGAAGAAGCTTAGAGCAGCAGAGATTGGGTACCACAGGGATCTTCTTTTGGCTATTGTTCATGGGAAACCATCTTTTGGGTCAGCTTACATGGAAGAGTTTCCTTACAACATCGAGGATCATGCATCACCAAACTGGTTGGTTTTTCTGAACTCTTAAATTGAAGTAACAGATATACTCTTTTCCATACTTTTTATGTTTATTTCCTGCGTTACCATAATTTCTGATGGCAACTGAAGAACTCGCAGGTTTTCTGCTGTTTCTCTTGCAGCCGATGTGGTTTCAGCTGTGGGCATGGGTAGCCCTTTCGTTTTCCTGGATTCCATCTCTTATCATCCGCCTCCTTTTGATGGACCTGATGTTCAAAATGTCATTAAAAGTGTATGTCCACGTCCTTTCACCCGATCCAATATGAACAAGGGGTTGCTTCATACTGATATTCTTGTGAAAAATGCAACCTTGAGGCTTCTCTTGGAGGAGCTGAGGTTACTGGATTCCTTTATCTGTTCTCTGGATATCAGATCGAGGAATCTGCCTAGCTGGGAAGCTTTCAAGAGAGAGATTCAAAATGAAGCGCGAACCGTGCTCCCTGATCCCCAGGTTTTACTGAGTCTGCTTTCTTCTCTAAGCAGTACTTTGAAAAGTAACGGATCTCATGTAAAGAGAAAAGCAAGTTCGGAGGATTCAGACTCGCTAGTCCAGAACAGCTATTCTGttaagaaaaggaaagtaGGTAACTCAGGGGAGGATGCGGATATTATAGTAGGTGGAATTGCTTCTGATATAGATGTTAATTTGCCAGACGAAAATGAGGAAATCGCTGATCTTGGGGAAGATATGGATGACAGCAAGAATCTAGCACACTTGTATGCTGAAATATGGGGTTCTGACCAATCCCAGATTCCTGTTTCTACTACAAGGGATGCGGAGATATACTTTTGTACCAAGCTTTTTGAAGCTCTCCAAATTTATCTTGTAAGTTGACATCGTCTACTTGCACAGGAAGCATATTTCAAACTTCGCCAAGTGAAAATCTTCCTGCTCCATATGTGTCTTTTTTCGTTCTGTTTCCGTGGTTGCTGTTTTTAATAATTGGTTCCAGCAAGCCGACTATGTTTATTAATCGGgtgcaatttttcttttcttgcagCGTATAATGCCCAGTGTGCTGGAGGGCTCATTTGATTTCTTTGTAAATCTCCTTAGCAATTCTCCCAATTTACCAATGAATCTATTGAGTTCAGTGCTAGGTCTGCTAGTGGAGTACATCAGATGGCCCCCCGGGAGTGTTATCCCACTTAGAACCCCAGCCCTGATGTACAAACATTTGCAGACTTTGATTAACTTATCATTGTTCTCACCACTTAGCAGCATAAGGGCTCAGGCCTATCGTCTCTCAGTTGCTGCTATGTTAAGCACCGGGGCATTTGATAAGAATCCACATGAAGTGGACGCGTGGTCCTTGTTCCTACCAAATTACATAGGCAATACAGTGCAAGAGATTGAAGTTCTGCAGAGTTTCTCTTCAGCAGTCATCTCATTCCTCTGTGATGCCGTATCCACAATTGGGAAGAATTTGTTCAAGTTTTGGGATCTTGTTCGCTGCAATGCAAGAAAGCTCAAAGATTCAAAAGGTATCTAATTTTTCATGCCTTTTTGCGTTTCAAGTTTCTCACGTCTTTCAACTTGGAGGTTGTCTTGAGTGTCATGTAGGGTTCACTAAATTTGAAAATGCAGTAGTCATGTACTTTGCATTATGAGGAGACCCGGAGGAAGAAGATAATTGCAGCCATAGAGAGAATTTGGTTGTTTTGCATGCATTTCTCTGTTTGTGCTATGACATCTCATCCTTCTTATGCCTCTTGCAGATTATGCACTTAATTTTAGCCCTCTCGCCATCTGTATCCTGCAGAAGTGTTTGAGGGTGATCAAGTCTGAATCAGGGTCTTTTCCTTTATCTGAGAAAACAGTGATATCAATCTACGTAAGCAGTACCTTGAAATATCTCCTACAAACCCAGGTTAGCCAACTTGTTTTACCATTTCATCTTTTGTTATGAAAAtgttttgtattttctttCCTTACAATGATGTTCGTATTTTAATGTGATTAgtgaattaaaaatttataggtCGATCCAAGTATGTTATCTGCTGCAATTTTGTCACTGATGTCTGACACAATTGGTGAGTGCCCAAATGAGGATGATTTGTCTGGAGATTTTTTATGTGAATGGAGACCATTGAAGAGTTTATTCGTCTTTGCCCGAGGCACGTTCAACCATCAAAGTCATTGCCATTTTGCTTCTGATCCAGAAGACCTACCTGCTGATAATTCTTTCTCAATGACACTAAGTCAAACTAAGGAATTACTGAGAAGAAGCAACACTGCTGAAATATCTGCAATAATCAAGGCCTTTTCTTCCTCGATCATCTGCACATCGCCGGCCCAGATCTTGCAGAATTTTCCTTCAATTATGACTGTCTCAAAGAATCTTCATGGAGTTACTGTCTGGCTTCTGTCATCACTGTTCTTTGTCAATGGAAGTCTACTTGCTAGGGTTTCTAAGTTGTGGCCCGAGTTGTTTTCTGCTGCTTTAGAAATGGTTGCCTCAAGGATAGACTGTAAAGGCCAGAAAGATGATGCTCTTAATATGTATGGTGATTCCTTTGGAAGTGAATTACCTGCTACTGCTTTTAGTTTGTTCTTGGAAGAGGGACCTTTCCATGTTTTGTTCCTTGTGGTGATGAGCTCTAATGGCCTTATCTTGTCAGGGTCCTCAGACTTCGAAATTCTGCTTCTGGATAAACTCTCTGAATCAACAGTGGAATGTCTTATATCCTATGTGCGCCTTGTGCTCTTTTGGGTACATCAGATACAACTTTCATATCGCGATCTTCCATCAGCAGAAGTTAAAAGATTTTCTGAAAGTTGTGTTGGTCTTCTCAAGTCCATTTTGGCTCAATTATTCTCTTCTAAGCGATTCTTGCAATCACCACAGCTAATGCAGGAAGCGGCTGAAGGTATGTTTTATCACCCAGCAGTGACGGCGTTCTTGTCCCCCACCTGGCTCTCTAGTGAAAGATTCACTAAGCAATACATGGCTGACCCTTCTGATGCCTTTTCTAGCTTGTCAGAGAATAGTACAGAGGAGACAGACTTTCATGTCTTAGGTGTTTTGGAAACAGCTTCTTATTTCTTATGGTCCTTAGTCAGCGGCCAAAATATTGTAACAGAGTCTGAAAAGGGCGGCCTTCAGCACCTTGCAAATGCTTTCAACTCATTGATCCAAAGACTTCTGGCAGAGGTCAGGAAGAGATTTGAGTTATGTGTAGAAATGAAAAGTGTCATAACTCTACTTCCTGTATATAGAGCTTTACTTGCATTGGTTCGTCTTATATCCCCCCTCCAGCTTTTGGCATTTGTGCGATGGATCTTTGATAGAATCAACATAGATGATGTTTCAATTACTGAAACATTTGGAAAAACTCTGCTCTCCATTGGTTGTCATGTTGCATCTTGTGCATTTGACACAGTAGATATTTATTTGCAGCAGCCAATCGCAAAACGAGCACAGTTTGATATATTCTGGAAAGCTGGAGAGTGGAACTTTGACATTAATATTATTGGAGAAATTTATCTGAATGTGCTCAAGCAAGCCCAACTTTTCCAAGCAGATTTTGCTGATTTGTGTTTGCTGAAGGCTATCAGCGCTGTGTACAGACAGAAATCAGCACAGTATCTCAATTTACACCCTTTGAGTTTCGTCCTGTTGAGGGTTGTAGGGGGCACTCCTCTGGAAATGCTTTCTTATTGCATTAACAGGATAAGTGTCACAAGAGCTAAGATCTTATTTATGATTGTCGAGTTGAATCCATTGCAGCTGTCAATCTTTGGGCACATATTTTCCAATATTCTGCTTCCAGAGGACaatttaacaaaaaagaacCAGAGTTGTTCTCTTTCAATTGAGGACCTTCTGATGCTACTTCCCAGTGCTCTGTCTTTCTTGAAATCAACTGTTCTGCGATATGGAAAGGAGTGCTGCTCAACATTCAGTAATATTCCTCTGGTTTATTCTAGGATTCTCTTAGATGGTTTTCGTCAATGGAAAAGTTTCGTATCAGGATTCTCATTCCAGGAGGAATATGCCGAGTTCTTTCCATCATCAATGGAGGAACTTCTCAAAATTGCTGAGGGCAGTTTTCTTGGGAAAGCAGTTTGCATGCTACGGTATCACTTTCTCTTGAATGGTGGATCAGTAAAGCTGAAGAAATGCttgaaattattcaattcaatctTGCCAGAGTCTGCCAGTCACAATGAGCTCCTGGATTGTGATATCGAAGAATTGAGCTCTTGTTCAACAAAGGAGTTACTAAATGTTATTAGCAGAGTTTTTGCAAAGATTTCATTGTGTCAAATGCTATTGTTTCCTGAATGTGACATTTCTGAGGATGTCAAATCTGATGGTCTGTTCTCATCAAGGACTCGATTGATACGCCTCTTGGTGTACACATGGCAGCAAATTGTCAAGAAGTTACCCTTAGGATCTGACAATTCTGCAAAAGGAAAGGGCACAGAATCCTCATCCTTGTATAACTATTTGGAAGCTTTTGTCCTGAGAAGCATCCACGTTTTGACAACGAAGATGCGCGATGATCTCATTCAGCTGCAATCGATTCCCTTCCTTGAGGAGTTGATAAGATCCATTCTTCTTTTTAGGTTTGAGGATCCCAAAAGTTTGAAGACACTCCGAAGCATCCTAACTATACTCTGGGATGGACAGTTTTCTTGTTTTCCATATCTACAGTTGTTGCTTGCGCACTCACAGTTCCCCCACACACTGCATTCCATCTCCAAGACATCTGAAAGTCTACAGCTTGGAGCATTTTTAAGGCCCATGTCCAGCATTCTGAGGACAATCAATATTCCTGCCATGAATCACTCTGATAGAGAGAAAGATAAGGAGATGGCTGA
This genomic window contains:
- the LOC116192167 gene encoding uncharacterized protein LOC116192167; the encoded protein is MMNDPNQVIHAEALAIVPAKRKRGRPRKYPVLDDPNSYLGDQSPSNGGEDFHVTPGFRGLNGKKSRQVDPTNGLRDGMTGQAVSGFLESEFDGGYLLTVRVRNSDTVLRGVVFKPGRFVPVSAENDVAPNVHMIKRNDKPLQSENYGRAHGRSHSRSRERNGVAYPSVPHTAGSVALKSKLMSPAPLQAVSSVPSRGNVVPVVLQPVTSTSNGAFTPNQHASVGNQDSHHLSPPMSKETQPVALQVVHPEVQSTPAKQAPKTSDDGPRDEPNKDVSYEAETKPVISPPGMPFENLVAEVTKRIQTPSGADNAENSPAVGKSSSAMEDAVGTRDQSPRFVEPFQAMQPNPINLSHSAPKPLESERTGKMTELLQAVQENALKNQMPEQQ
- the LOC116192165 gene encoding polyadenylate-binding protein RBP45-like isoform X2 gives rise to the protein MMPQPSPGAAPNPQAQPPAQQYPHQPMAAPPPALPPHQQWMMMMQQQQQQQQQQQQPAARPVPPPAGWLPQPVPPPVPSQVQQYPAAGPYSANEIKSLWIGDLQPNMDENYLFSCFAHTGEVVTAKVIRNKQTGFSEGYGFIEFASRAAAERVLQTYNGSLMPNSDQNFRMNWATLGPGEKRQDGGQDYTIFVGDLAADVTDYLLQETFRAIYSSVKGAKVVTDRMTGRSKGYGFIKFGDEAEQLRAMTEMNGRYCSSRPMRIGPAANKKTGIAQSYQNAPEQNGSGTHGENDPNNTTIFVGALDPSVTDDVLRQVFGQFGELHSVKIPAGKRCGFVHFVNRASAEQALQVLNGTQLGGQSIRLSWGRSPSNKQALVSEQAQWNSGYYGYSQGYEGYGYVPPQDPNAYYGGYPGYNYQQPQQ
- the LOC116192165 gene encoding polyadenylate-binding protein RBP45-like isoform X1; this encodes MMPQPSPGAAPNPQAQPPAQQYPHQPMAAPPPALPPHQQWMMMMQQQQQQQQQQQQPAARPVPPPAGWLPQPVPPPVPSQVQQYPAAGPYSANEIKSLWIGDLQPNMDENYLFSCFAHTGEVVTAKVIRNKQTGFSEGYGFIEFASRAAAERVLQTYNGSLMPNSDQNFRMNWATLGPGEKRQDGGQDYTIFVGDLAADVTDYLLQETFRAIYSSVKGAKVVTDRMTGRSKGYGFIKFGDEAEQLRAMTEMNGRYCSSRPMRIGPAANKKTGIAQSYQNAPEQNGSGTHGENDPNNTTIFVGALDPSVTDDVLRQVFGQFGELHSVKIPAGKRCGFVHFVNRASAEQALQVLNGTQLGGQSIRLSWGRSPSNKQALVSEQAQWNSGYYGYSQGYEGYGYVPPQDPNAYYGGYPGYNYQQPQQLRS